Sequence from the [Clostridium] scindens genome:
TTAGAATCAATGCCGGTCATGCGGGCAGGGACATAGCATTTTGGAATCGTGCGTCCTTGCCCGCGTTTTATTGGCGTAAAAGTTTAGTGCCTTTTTATGATTTTAGTGGTATAATAATACCTACTTACATAAAACACTTAACGAAGGAGGAATTGGTATGAAATTGGTGATTACGATGAGCCGCAGATATGGTACCGGCGCGAGCGTTATTGCAGAGGAACTGTCGAAGAGGCTTGGGATTCCGGTATATGACAAGGTAAACGTGGAACAGGAACTAAGCAGGAATACCTATGAATCCGAAGTGGAGGCGATCAAAGGGCTGGCACAGAAGCCATGCATTATCCTTGGGCGGTGCGCGTCAGAGATCTTGAAAGACAGGCTTAACGTGTTCAATATCTATGTGTGCGCGGACAAGGAAGACAGGATCGAACGTATTATGAAGAAGGAATCTCTTACATACGAAGAGGCTGCCCAGAAGATTGACGCGAACGACAGGGAGCGTTCCAGGTATTATCATGAGCACACGGGCAAAGCCTGGGGCGACGTGAATAACTACCATATGATTCTGAATACTTCTGATCTGGGCGTGGAGAACTGCGCGGATATCCTGATGAGGTATTTTGAGCAGAAAGAATATATCTAATATAAATATTCTGATAAATTATGATAAGAAAGAGGAGGAACAGCACAATGACAAAAGCAGGAGAAAGAGAAGTAGTAAAGGTAGAGCGTGTAAATGGCGGAGCCGGCTTCATTATGAAGGAAGGACTTTTAAGCCAGGAGGAATTAGGAGAGCACTGCAAGATGTTCAGCAGGGTGACGGTGCCTGCCAACTGCGAGTTGGGACATCATGAGCATCATGGGGAGACAGAGACGTATTACATCCTTAGCGGAACCGGAATGTACGAAGACAATGGCAAGGCAATCCCCGCAGAGGCAGGAGACGTATTTTTCTGCAAGGACGGAGACGGCCATGGAATTAAGAATACAGGCACAGAAGACTTGACATTTGTGGCATTGATCCTTAAGAAATAAGAAGGAAAAAAGACAGGGAAGGCCGCCAAAGCGTGGAGCAGCATATCCACACTTGGCGGCCTTTCTTTTCTCGCCACCGGTCTTATTGCCGGGCCTTAAGCGCACGTTTCAGGCAGTCGAGCAGCCGGTCGTTCTCTTGTGGCATCAGGAAGCAGAAGCGGATATACTCGCCTTCCAGGGTTTCGAAAGAGGAACAGTCCCGGATCATCAGGTTCTCATGGATGGCTGCCTCAAACAGATCAAAGGAAGTAAGGCCGTCTTTCAGAATCCGTATCAGGACGAAGTTGGCATAAGGCTTATATATCTTTAATCCGTCTATGGTAGTTAACTCCTGGCAGACGCGGGTACGCTCGGAGTCGATCAGATTCCAGGTGGCCTGAATATACACGCTGTCTTTGAGCATTAATTCTCCGGCGTAGGCCCCGATGCTATTGAGGCTCCAGGGGTTCTGGTGGAGAAGGAGGGCAGAGAGGAGTTCCTTGCTGCCGGTAATTCCATACCCGAATCTTAAGCCCGGGGAGGCAAAAAACTTAGAGACGCCGCGGATTACCATAAAGTTATCATATCTGCTGGCAAGAGGGATTGCCGTAATGTCGGACGGATCGGGGGCGAACTCCGCATACGTCTCGTCAATCATGACGAAGATTCCTTTTTTCTTACAAGCGCCTATAATACGCTCCATGTCCGCTTGATGTATGGCGGAAGAGGTGGGATTATTGGGATTGCAGAGGATGACCAGCCCGATGTCATCCGTCAGCGCCTGAAGAAAATCAGGGATGTCCAGCACAAAATCCTGAGATTCCTTCAGATGGTAGTACTGTAAAGCGCCGCCGATCAGGGAAAGTTCCCTGGCATACTCTGAATAAGTGGGTCCAAGGACCAGCGCCTTCCTGGGTGAGAGCTGGCTGATCAGAAGAGAGATCAGTTCCGTAGAACCATTGCCAACCATGATATGCCCGGGATCGGCGTGGCAGTAGGCTCCGATGGTCTCACGAAGACTTGTATAATCCCGGTCAGGATAGCGGGTGATGACATCCAGATTGGCGGCAAGCTGGCTCTTTACCTTTTCTGACAATCCGAGGGGATTGACATTGGCGCTATAGCAGATGATATCCTCCTTGCGCATGTGATAATAACTTGCGATCTTTTCCAGATCGCTTCCGTGAAATTCAGGCTTCTTTTCCATATCTATACATCCTATTCATATATTTTCGAGATTTTGTATTTCCGGCATTGCCATTACTTATGAAACAATGCTATAATTCATTATAGTATGTTTTTTGAAAAATGCAACGAAAGAAGCAGGTGTCAGACTTGAAAAATAAAATCCAGAAATTTTCAAAAGGAGACTTTCAGTTAATACGACCTGATGTCATATTTGATGAAACAAATCTGGTTCTCATAATAGGAGAAGGGGACGTATACAGGGGAAGTTTTACAATGAAGACGAATAGCAAAGGGACGATACGGGGACTTGTATACCCGTCTTCTTTTCGTGTTCATTTTAAAGACCAGGGATTTGAGGGAAATCCCGCAAAAGTAGAATTTACGTATGACGGCAGGGGACTGCGCCCTGGCCATGTGGAGGAAGGCAAGTTTACCGTTGTGTGTACCGGCGGAGAGTATGAACTGTCTTTTACCGCCATTATAGAAAAGCCGTATGTCATGACCTCCTATGGGAAGGTGCAGAGCACGGATGATTTCCGGAAACTGGCGATCAAGGATTTCTCAGAAGCAGGGAGGCTGTTCCGCTCCCGGGAATTCTATGAGATATTGAAGTATGAGAATGAAAGGATATTCTATCTGTACGACAATATGCGCAAATGGTCCCTTGGGGAGCAGGCCATGGAGGAATTCCTGGTAGGCATCAAGCAGAAAGAGTGCATCTTTCTGACCCTTCCCGGGGAGGGAATGCTGTTTGAAGACATCGGGGAGCCGACGAAGGGAACGCTTACGCTGATGAAGAACACCTGGGGATATATGCCCATCCGGATCGAGGCAGAGGGAAGCTTCATCAAGGTTCTGCGCCCGGAGATCAGCACGGAGGACTTCGTGGGCAATGCCCATGAGATCGAGTATGTGGTTCGGCCGGAGCGGCTTCATGGCGGCAGGAATTACGGCGCTTTGAAGTTCGTGACTCCCTATGAGACGCTGACCTATGAGATCGAGGTGCTGCAGAATCAGGAGTATGACGAGGATCACAGAATCCCGGAACTTTTAAGCGCGCAGATATTGAAGGAATATATCGGCTATGTGGGCGGAAGGATCGAACTGAACAACTGGGTGGAGAGCGCGGTTGAGAAGATGGCCGTCCTGAGAAAAAAGGAACCCCAGAATGAAGTATACCAGCTCCTTCAGGCCCATATTTACCTGATTGGAAATAAAGTCGAGGAAGCCAAATGGATTCTGGAGAATTATAATTACAACCGGTTCGCCATCGGCAAGGATCCGGTGACGAACTGCTATTACTTATATCTGACCGCGCAGATCAGAGGCCAGGGAAACCATGTTGACCGGGTGCTTGACGAGATTGGGAAGACCTATATGCGGCATCAGGATTCCTGGGCCCTCCTTCGCATGATCCTGTATCTGGATCCGCGGTATAAAAATCCTTTTAAAAAGATCGAAGTGCTGGAACAGCAGTTCCAATATGGCATTCATGAGGTCCTGTTTTATCTGGAAGCCTATATGTGCTATCAGGAAAAGCCCACGCTTCTTAAAAAACTGGGCGCTTTTGAAATACAGGTTCTGAATTTTGCTTCCAAGTATCGTCTGATGACGAAGGAACTGGCGCTGTATGTGTCTAATTTTGCCAGCCAGCAGAAGAACTACAGCGATGCCATGTTCCGGATATTGGAACGCATCTACAAGATGTACAGCGAGCCTATGATACTGAATACGATCTGTACGTTGCTGATCAAGGGAAACAAGACGCAGCAGCGCTATTTTGTGTGGTATCAGAGGGCGGTGGACGCTGAACTTAAGATTGCCCAGCTGTATGAGTATTATATGATGACCATAGACGAGAATTCCGCAAG
This genomic interval carries:
- a CDS encoding AAA family ATPase → MKLVITMSRRYGTGASVIAEELSKRLGIPVYDKVNVEQELSRNTYESEVEAIKGLAQKPCIILGRCASEILKDRLNVFNIYVCADKEDRIERIMKKESLTYEEAAQKIDANDRERSRYYHEHTGKAWGDVNNYHMILNTSDLGVENCADILMRYFEQKEYI
- a CDS encoding cupin domain-containing protein gives rise to the protein MTKAGEREVVKVERVNGGAGFIMKEGLLSQEELGEHCKMFSRVTVPANCELGHHEHHGETETYYILSGTGMYEDNGKAIPAEAGDVFFCKDGDGHGIKNTGTEDLTFVALILKK
- a CDS encoding pyridoxal phosphate-dependent aminotransferase yields the protein MEKKPEFHGSDLEKIASYYHMRKEDIICYSANVNPLGLSEKVKSQLAANLDVITRYPDRDYTSLRETIGAYCHADPGHIMVGNGSTELISLLISQLSPRKALVLGPTYSEYARELSLIGGALQYYHLKESQDFVLDIPDFLQALTDDIGLVILCNPNNPTSSAIHQADMERIIGACKKKGIFVMIDETYAEFAPDPSDITAIPLASRYDNFMVIRGVSKFFASPGLRFGYGITGSKELLSALLLHQNPWSLNSIGAYAGELMLKDSVYIQATWNLIDSERTRVCQELTTIDGLKIYKPYANFVLIRILKDGLTSFDLFEAAIHENLMIRDCSSFETLEGEYIRFCFLMPQENDRLLDCLKRALKARQ
- a CDS encoding DUF5717 family protein produces the protein MQRKKQVSDLKNKIQKFSKGDFQLIRPDVIFDETNLVLIIGEGDVYRGSFTMKTNSKGTIRGLVYPSSFRVHFKDQGFEGNPAKVEFTYDGRGLRPGHVEEGKFTVVCTGGEYELSFTAIIEKPYVMTSYGKVQSTDDFRKLAIKDFSEAGRLFRSREFYEILKYENERIFYLYDNMRKWSLGEQAMEEFLVGIKQKECIFLTLPGEGMLFEDIGEPTKGTLTLMKNTWGYMPIRIEAEGSFIKVLRPEISTEDFVGNAHEIEYVVRPERLHGGRNYGALKFVTPYETLTYEIEVLQNQEYDEDHRIPELLSAQILKEYIGYVGGRIELNNWVESAVEKMAVLRKKEPQNEVYQLLQAHIYLIGNKVEEAKWILENYNYNRFAIGKDPVTNCYYLYLTAQIRGQGNHVDRVLDEIGKTYMRHQDSWALLRMILYLDPRYKNPFKKIEVLEQQFQYGIHEVLFYLEAYMCYQEKPTLLKKLGAFEIQVLNFASKYRLMTKELALYVSNFASQQKNYSDAMFRILERIYKMYSEPMILNTICTLLIKGNKTQQRYFVWYQRAVDAELKIAQLYEYYMMTIDENSARGPLPKTILLYFMHGNSLNYRKAAFLYANLVTYEETAGDLYLNYREQMVAFTWDQLLKRHITEPLRILYKRFCQEEEMTAERMEAMRDICYSYEITTKVPNMNCVLVIEKDGAIRQRVPYDEDEGAVIYLYDKESRIVWESIEGRHYTDSIAYETRRLFYEPRFLDMCRKYAASTGVWKQENEKEEPTFENLRIKGISAFNEKDVFRLCSKRIREDNYEEDEFLNYLCFELFKMQQYDKVTLMYLANYYCGATRDMKRLWKVLREYAIPSYKVGERIITQMVFSENLFAEEKIFEDYYLSDSVYFRLKQAYLAYVSREYVVFGRDLDLCVFDMIANECDKKEYLPDICKVALLKYYSSRDYTAELEDVLHYVLREMCEKQIVFPYYLKYKEEWLREVQLYDKVMISYQSRPGSRVKLYHKMKQGMREGLGYQSEILMPMYENLYVKQFVLYKDESINYYFQETNGKDTITTEKKELRNEREFPDIGKFGRLNGMALMGPANRRQAMLEFQEEEILADQMFKIY